The genomic interval GAGTTTTATTACTGAATTGTTCACCAACAAACTCAGGGAATGATTGTATTCGTATACCAAGCTCCAAGGCTTTCAATAATTCAGGATTGTCATTTTTGGCATGCATACCTAAAATGACCAGATCTAATTTTTGATCAATCCTATTTGCATCCCAACCTTCAATTTCTGGCAAGATTCCAGCTGCTGCCAATCTGCTTTTTGCGGGTTCATAAATTTGGTCATCACTGCCACTAATCTGATGTCCTTGATTAGATAATGCTAGGGCTAAATTGTGCATTACACTCCCTCCTACTGCTATAAGATGTATCCTAGACATTCATATTATTTATAATATAGGGTAAACATAGTTTAAATTTAGAAAATAATTTATCTTTGCAGTCCGTTTTGAAAGTATTCAATCATTTCTAAACTGGTTATTATGAAAATTCAGAAAAAATCCGGTACTTTATTAGCATTCGCTGGGCTAGCTATGCTTTCACTTGGTTCTTGCAGCAGAGGATATGGTTGTCCATATGACTTTTCTGTTACTAAAAGCGCCTTTCAACTAATTGCGACTTGTTTTCAGACATTGATAAGTCTGCTTTAAATAAGCAAATTAAGATATAGCAAAAGCCAGTCTTGACCAATCAGGACTGGTTTTTTATTTTATGGATAGGCGAATAATTATTTCTACCCAGGATGGCTCGGATAGCATATTTGATCCGGCGCATAATGTCCATTTTCACTCCATTTATGGTGCATTGACAGAAAGTAAACATGTGTTTATCAGAAACGGCTTAGCATTGGCAAGTATCGGTAAATCTGAGCTTAAAATACTTGAAATGGGTTTTGGTTCTGGCTTAAATGCTTTTCTTAGTTTTATATATTCGAAGGAAAATAATTTAAAAATTGAATATACTGCTTTAGAAAATGAACCGTTAAGCCTGGATTTAGCGATTCAATTAAATTATCCAATGCTTTTAAAATCTGAAGAAATTGAACCAGCATTCGAAGAATTTCATCGTTGTGGTTGGGATTCTAAGATTATTCTAAGTGATCATTTTAGCTTGACAAAATTGAATTGTGATTTGGAAAATTTTGAATCGAATGAATTTTTTGATTTAATTTACTTTGATGCATTTGCTCCGGAAACACATTCAAATCAATGGAGTTTAGACATTTTTCAAAAGCTATTCCAGAGTACTTCAATAGGCGGCATTTTAGTTACTTATTGTGCTAAAGGATCTGTAAAACGGAAATTAAAAGAAGTTGGTTATAAAATTGAATCCCCTCCTGGTCCGCCTGGAAAAAGGGAAATGACTCGAGCTATTAAATACAATTGAATTAAACTAGATTTTCCAGGGATTCTTAAGAACTAATTTGATATTATAGTTTTTCTTAATATTTTTGCCTAAATTATTAACAGATGAGTATTGAAAAAACATTAGGAGTTGGTTCTAGAGTTCGGCATCCTGCATTTGGAGATGGTGTAGTCGTTATTGTAGATGTAGCAGCATATCAGGTTTGTTTTATTCAATTTGGAATGAAACTGGTGGGTAAAGATTACACACAATGGGAAATCATTGAACGCCTCGAACCTGCAGAAGCAATTTCATTTACGGAAGCTGAAAAATCACTAGCTAAAATTTTAAGAGCTTGGTCTGATATTACAGAAGTTACACCATTAGGTGATAAATGGAAAAATGGAGTGATGATTTTAAAACCAGGGGAAATTGGATTGAAAGAAAAGGAAATCCCAATTGAGCAATTTTTTCATAAAATTGTTATGCTTAGAGATCGATTACGAGTTATGGAGCAAAGAATAAATAGTAGCAATTTAACAGATGAAGAAAAAATTAATTTGCAACAGTATATAACGCGTATATATGGAAGTTTAACAACCTTCAATGTTTTGTTTAGACATAAGGAGCATCAGTTTGTAGGTGAAAAAGGGGAAGCATGATTAGATTTAAATTTATTATACTTCTTTTTTGGACTGCAATCTTATATAATTCATGTATTACAATTCCCAATCAACATAAAGGTTTTCCACCGGGAATTTGGAGAGGAATTATTTATATAGATGAATTTAAAGATTTGATTGTTACCCAAGGAAGAAATGAAGTGGTTACCCGGGATGTGAATTATGAGTCTAAATCAAAGTTTGTTCCATTTAATTTTAGAATTCATAAAGATTCTTTAGGCAATCCAGTTTTAACCGTATTAAATGGTGATGAACAAATTATTTTTAAAGATATTAGTTTTGGTAAAGATCGTCGTACAGGTGATGATACTTTTAAAATCAACTTAACACCATACGATGCTTGTCTTAAAGGGGTTTTTCAAGAAGATAAAATGAGAGGCTATTTTATTGTAAACGACAAAAAGGATTATTATATGCCTTTTGAAGCTCGATATGGTCAAGCTCATAGATTTACAAAAGTTCCAGAGAAGGCTACCGTTGATTTAAATGGAACCTATCAGGTAGTTTTTTCAGACACAACAAAAGACCGTTTTGATGCAGTCGGTGAATTTATACAACAGGATCAAAAACTCACTGGAACATTTCGTACAGAAACTGGAGATTTTAGATACTTGGAAGGTGTTGTTGAAGGAAATAAGTTTGCTCTTTCTTGTTTTGATGGTGCACATGCTTTTTTATTTGAAGGTGAATTATCTGGGGATTCAATTTCTGGTATGTATTATTCAGGTAAACATTTTAAAACAAATTGGCATGGACATAAAACGAGGAATGGTATTTTAAAGGCAGCAGATGCATCCAGTTATTCGAAGCAATCATTAAATGATTTTCTTTTTAAATTTAGTACGCCCGAAGGAAAAGTAATTGATTTTGCAAGTAAAGAATTATCGAATAAAGTTAAAATTGTTCAAATAATGGGATCCTGGTGCCCAAATTGTAAGGATGAATCCATTTTTTTAAATTCGCTTATCACAGAAAACAAGTTTTCTGATTTATACATTGTTGGATTAGCTTTTGAAAGATATGCTGACAAAGAAAAAGCAATGAATCGGATTAAAAATTTCAAGACAAGTATGAATTTGAATTATGAAATTGCTTATGGTGGATTAGCAAATAGGGATTCTGCAGCTATGGTCTTACCGCAATTATCTGGAATTTCTGCCTATCCTACTACCCTATTTGTAGATCGTCAGAATAAAATTTATAAAGTACATACTGGATTTGAAGGTCCTGCAACTTCAAAGTATGAAGATTATAAAAAGGAATTTCTGGAAACGCTTAATACACTTTTAAACTCGAAATGAAAACTATTTTAATTTCAGGTGCAAGTTCAGGAATTGGAAAAGCTACAGCCATTGAATTTTCAAAATCTGGCAATTATCAATTAATCCTATGTGGTAGAAGATTAGACCGATTAAATGCAATAAAGGAGTTATTGGAAACTGAATACAAAGTAAATATTCATGTTTTAAATTTTGATGTGCGTTCCTTTGTTGCATGTCAAACAGCATTCCTTAGCTTGCCAAAAAAATTTCAAAGTATTGATATTCTATTAAATAATGCTGGACTAGCAAAAGGTTTAGACTTTATACATGAGGGTGATTTAGAAGATTGGGAAACCATGATTGATACAAATTTAAAAGGATTACTGTATATGACAAAATTGGTTTCTTTGGGGATGGTTGAGCGCAAATCGGGACATATTATCAATATTTGTTCCACTGCTGGAAAAGAAGTTTACCCTAAAGGAAATGTTTATTGTGCCACGAAGTATGCTGTAGATGCATTAACAAAGGCAATCCGATTAGATTTATTTTTGCATAATATTCGGGTTAGTCAAATTGCACCTGGACATGTGGAAGAAACTGAATTTGCGCTGACACGTTTTGATGGGGATGTAGAAAAAGCTAAAATCTATCAGGATTTTAACCCTTTAAAATCTAAAGACGTGGCAGAAACTATTTATTTTATTGCTACACGGCCCGCCTATGTGAATATCCAGGATGTGCTTATGATGGGAACGCAACAGGGATCCTCTAGCCATATTAATCGAAGTGGGAGAATGTTTGATTAAGCATTGCATTCGATATTTTCCATTAGCAACAAATCTATTTTATTGAAGAAACGCACACTCATACAAGTGAGTCGATATCGCTTGATGAATATTTGATGTAAAATTTGCTTAACTTTTAATACTATTTAAAGTGTATTTAAATACTTACCTCAATTGAGATTGTTATTTATTTAATTGGGAAATATGATCAATTTCGGATGCTTGTTGTAATAGTTCACGTATTTTATATTCGTTTATTTCTGTGACTTTATAAAATGTTTTTATGGATACATATTTTCGTTTTCCCAAAGTAAGGTAGTTAGTATCCATTAGTAAATGGCCGCTTGTAAAACCTAATTCTACCCCATCCTTTGCTAGCTTCCCCCATGGAATTGCTCCTGGCCAAATGAAACAAATATTCTTATTTAACTTATAAAACGGTACATTATAGGATAGCTTCTCTCGGATTTCTGGGATCGTATCAAAAATAAGTGTTCTTAAGTTTTCAACAATTAATTTTTGATTTTCTGGCAATATTGCAAACATTTCTTCATAATTATTAAAATGGAAATCCTGGAATTTCATTGGATTTAAATCTTTGTAAAGGATTTACATATTTTCTGATTAGAAGCGTAAATATTTAGATAGTATAATCCAGTTGCATATTTTTCAATAGATATAAAAGAATCTTTGGTAGTATCTAAAATAGTATTTTGAACTAAACGACCTAAATAATCAAGGATTTGAATCCGAAGTATTTTATTTTTTAATGGTTCTTGGATTTGAATATTTAATTTATCTGTTGCTGGGTTTGGAAATAACTGGATGCTCAATTCAGCTTTTGCTTGACTTACTTTGACGATCTTTTTTAAAATATCTTTTAGTGGAAAACTCATAATGGATTTTCCAAAAGTACCAGCAATAAGCGTGTTTTCTGCTTCATTTATGGCAAGGTCAAAGACTTCTATAAATGGCATATTATCGCCTATTCTTTCCCAGCTTTCACCACTATCTACGCTTCCATAAACCCCTATGTGATTCCCAATGAATAAAATGGAATCTCCACGAAATGGATACACTAATAAATCATATACAGGCAATGAAGGTAAATCTGAATGAATACTACTCCAGTTTAGACCATTATTAGTAGTCCTATATACATATGAATTAAAATCATTACTGCGCAAACCACTGAGCGTAACATAAAATGTATTTGAATTTTTATAGGAAGTTTTTACAGAAGAAATATAAGCAATTGGCAAGCCTGCAGAAACATTTACCCATGCTTGATCAAAATTTTTAGTTAACCATACATTGCCATTTATCGTTCCTGCAATAATGACCGAGCCATTCAATGGAGATTCATCAAGACTCGTAATGGTAGGATTTGAACGGGACGCATACCGTGGATTATTTACTAAATTGGGACTTATTACTTTCCAATTGTCGATTGTATCTATTTCATTAAAGTAGACTTGATTTGAACCTGCCAAAAGTTTTGATGTGTTATGGTGACTAATCATATAAGGGAAATCCCAATTTTTTGGTCCGCCAAGTCCAGTTGTAAATGACCTCCAATCACCATGATAATATTGTTGGAGTGCTCCATTTTGATATTCAGCATAATAAATAGTAGGATCGTCCTTTTTAAATGCCATTTGAAAGCCATCACCACCGTAAATACGCTCCCAATTTTTAATAGTTGTTGCATTCCCACCCGTAGAACCATTATCTTGTAATCCACCGTAATAATTCGATTTTTCTGAAGGGTTATAAGCTACTCTATAAACTTGGTTCGTTGGGATATCTTCTAAATCTACCCAGCTATCATCAGCGTTAATATGCTTATATAAACCGCCATCTGTCCCTAATAAATAATCGCCATTTTTGAAAAATACTAAATCATGTTTATCGGCGTGTACATCATAAAAAGACCAGGGATTTGCTGCTAGTTCCCAATTGTTTCCACCATCTACTGAACGAAATATTTCAATTGCCATCAAATAGATATCATCTGGATCAAGAGGGTTGATAGCAATTTTGTCAAAATACCAACCAAAACCACCAAAATCTTCACATTCTAATCCAGAACCAGGGAGTAATGAAGGAAGTTCTTGCCAGGATTCGCCAGTATCTTCAGATTTATATAAGGCAAATAAATTATTTGACAATCGATTATTACAAAGAAATGTTCTCACATATCGAGCGTATAAAATATTTGGATGACTTTCTGAGATCGCTAATGCAATGCGGCCATTTAAACTATCACTAGGCAAACCATTTGTAATTTTTTTCCAATGAATACCACCATTAATAGATTTGTAAATCTGTCCGTCTGGTCCACTAACAAGGCCTCTGTTATTAAAACCTAATTTATTCCATCCTACTGCAAAGAGGATTCCTGGATTCTTTGGATGCATCACAATATCTGTAATACCTGCTGAATCATTTAAATACAAAATTTTGTTCCAACTCACTCCAGCATCGATTGATTTATATAAACCCCGATGTTGATTTTTTTCATAGCTATATCCTAAAGCTGCAACATAGATAATTTTCGGATTCGTATAATCTAGAATAATTTCTGTTAGAATTTTTGTTTCGTTGAGTCCGATATTCTTCCAGCTATTTCCATTGTCTATACTTTTATAAATTCCATTTCCTTGACCACAATAGAATCCGCCACTATGATCACCTGTAGCGATATAAATATTGTTTGTATTAACGGGGTCTATTGCAATATCACTGATATAAAGGGTTATTTGATCATCAAAAATGGCTGACCAGTTTTTACCTCCATCTAGGGTTCTGTAGGCGCCTCCATGTGAAAAACCAATAAATATAATATTTTCATTTTTTGGATTAATCGCGATGGTGTTAACGCGTCCTCCAAGATTACCGGGTCCTTGTACAGTCCAGTTTCCTGGAAAATTTAATAGAGGATTGCGATATTTTGATTTAGCATTTTTGAAGGATTCTATTTCATTTTTGCGCAACTCCATAAAGTCCAGAGTAGGTTCACCCAATTTATCCATTAGATAATTATCATCAGGTGGATTCAAATTTACGGTTTCAGGTACTTGAATGGCTTCAGGTTTGCAACTAAGTAAACAGCTAAATGTCACAAGTACGATGTATACGATAGATTGTATTTGGTTCATGCAATCTTAAATTTGATTTAAAAATACTTTAGATTGGGTAGCTTCTGATGGTTTCATTCGGCCGCTTACGACAAGTCTAAATTCTCTTCGGATGGCTGCCCCATCATACAATTTCTTTTCATCATCACTTTCTGGAATCACGGAAGGTACTGCTTTTGGTTTCATTGAACGGTCATCTAAAGCTACAAAGGTAAAAAATGCCTGATTAGATTTATTTGCATGATTTTGCAACACACCTCTGGTAAAAACTTCTAAAAACACCTCTACGGATGAATGGAAGGATCTGGTTACACTCGCTTTAATATTTACAACATCTCCTAATTTTATGGGTTCCTGAAAGGTAAGATGGTCTACGGAAACTGTAACTACATGTGCTTCGCAGTGTTTTGATGCACAGATTGCAGATGCTATATCCATCCAGCGCATAAGATTTCCACCCATTAGGTTTCCTAATACATTGGTGTCATTGGGTAAGACCAATTCATTCATTTCAGTACTGGATTCACTAACTTTTTTTGATTTTTCTTTCATAGGATTTTTATTAATTCAAAATTTGAAATAAAGTGTCTAATAAATTTTTCTTTGACCTCTTCAAATTGAATTGGTTGGTTTAATTCTTTTGCTAATGAAGTAACAGATTTCTGTTTTGGATCTATTCCGCAAGGGATGATATAATTAAAATAATTTAAATCAGAGTTAATATTAAATGCAAGTCCATGTAAACTTACCCACCTGCTTAAGTGTACGCCAATAGCACAAATTTTACGAGGTACTTTACCGTGTATATCTATCCACACGCCTGTAAGTCCATCAATTCTGCCAGCGTCTAGCTGGTACTCTTTTAATACATCCATGATACTCTTTTCTAAAAGTCTGACAAATCGATGTACATCCGTAAATAACTTATCCAGATCCAATATTGGGTAAGCAACTAATTGCCCTGGACCATGATATGTTACATCACCGCCTCTATTAATTTTATAGAAGTTTGCATTTATTTCATGCATTTTATCCAATGGTTGCAGCAAATTTGACTCTGCACCGGATTTTCCGAGTGTAAATACATGCGGGTGTTCACAAAGTATAAGGCTATGGTGGTGAAATGTTTGTGGTATTTCTTTTTTTAGTGCAATGAGGTCAAGATGGATTTTAGTTTGAAAATCCCAGGCTTTTTGATAGTCTATTAAACCTAAATCTATAAGCTTTAGGTTTTTTGAATTATTTGTTAAAGTATTTTGATTATCAGTCAACTAGCTGTATTTTTGATTAAATATTAATGAATATGAGAGCGAATTTAATGTTTAAAGCAATTTTTCTTATTGCATTGCCAATTTTTGGTTTTACAGCGAAAGCACCAGATTTTACTGTAACGGATTACAATAATAAGGTTCATAAGCTATATGAAGCGTATCTCGATAAGGACAAAG from Saprospiraceae bacterium carries:
- the mnmD gene encoding tRNA (5-methylaminomethyl-2-thiouridine)(34)-methyltransferase MnmD — translated: MDRRIIISTQDGSDSIFDPAHNVHFHSIYGALTESKHVFIRNGLALASIGKSELKILEMGFGSGLNAFLSFIYSKENNLKIEYTALENEPLSLDLAIQLNYPMLLKSEEIEPAFEEFHRCGWDSKIILSDHFSLTKLNCDLENFESNEFFDLIYFDAFAPETHSNQWSLDIFQKLFQSTSIGGILVTYCAKGSVKRKLKEVGYKIESPPGPPGKREMTRAIKYN
- a CDS encoding TlpA family protein disulfide reductase — its product is MIRFKFIILLFWTAILYNSCITIPNQHKGFPPGIWRGIIYIDEFKDLIVTQGRNEVVTRDVNYESKSKFVPFNFRIHKDSLGNPVLTVLNGDEQIIFKDISFGKDRRTGDDTFKINLTPYDACLKGVFQEDKMRGYFIVNDKKDYYMPFEARYGQAHRFTKVPEKATVDLNGTYQVVFSDTTKDRFDAVGEFIQQDQKLTGTFRTETGDFRYLEGVVEGNKFALSCFDGAHAFLFEGELSGDSISGMYYSGKHFKTNWHGHKTRNGILKAADASSYSKQSLNDFLFKFSTPEGKVIDFASKELSNKVKIVQIMGSWCPNCKDESIFLNSLITENKFSDLYIVGLAFERYADKEKAMNRIKNFKTSMNLNYEIAYGGLANRDSAAMVLPQLSGISAYPTTLFVDRQNKIYKVHTGFEGPATSKYEDYKKEFLETLNTLLNSK
- a CDS encoding SDR family NAD(P)-dependent oxidoreductase, producing the protein MKTILISGASSGIGKATAIEFSKSGNYQLILCGRRLDRLNAIKELLETEYKVNIHVLNFDVRSFVACQTAFLSLPKKFQSIDILLNNAGLAKGLDFIHEGDLEDWETMIDTNLKGLLYMTKLVSLGMVERKSGHIINICSTAGKEVYPKGNVYCATKYAVDALTKAIRLDLFLHNIRVSQIAPGHVEETEFALTRFDGDVEKAKIYQDFNPLKSKDVAETIYFIATRPAYVNIQDVLMMGTQQGSSSHINRSGRMFD
- a CDS encoding DUF1801 domain-containing protein; the protein is MKFQDFHFNNYEEMFAILPENQKLIVENLRTLIFDTIPEIREKLSYNVPFYKLNKNICFIWPGAIPWGKLAKDGVELGFTSGHLLMDTNYLTLGKRKYVSIKTFYKVTEINEYKIRELLQQASEIDHISQLNK
- a CDS encoding T9SS type A sorting domain-containing protein; translated protein: MNQIQSIVYIVLVTFSCLLSCKPEAIQVPETVNLNPPDDNYLMDKLGEPTLDFMELRKNEIESFKNAKSKYRNPLLNFPGNWTVQGPGNLGGRVNTIAINPKNENIIFIGFSHGGAYRTLDGGKNWSAIFDDQITLYISDIAIDPVNTNNIYIATGDHSGGFYCGQGNGIYKSIDNGNSWKNIGLNETKILTEIILDYTNPKIIYVAALGYSYEKNQHRGLYKSIDAGVSWNKILYLNDSAGITDIVMHPKNPGILFAVGWNKLGFNNRGLVSGPDGQIYKSINGGIHWKKITNGLPSDSLNGRIALAISESHPNILYARYVRTFLCNNRLSNNLFALYKSEDTGESWQELPSLLPGSGLECEDFGGFGWYFDKIAINPLDPDDIYLMAIEIFRSVDGGNNWELAANPWSFYDVHADKHDLVFFKNGDYLLGTDGGLYKHINADDSWVDLEDIPTNQVYRVAYNPSEKSNYYGGLQDNGSTGGNATTIKNWERIYGGDGFQMAFKKDDPTIYYAEYQNGALQQYYHGDWRSFTTGLGGPKNWDFPYMISHHNTSKLLAGSNQVYFNEIDTIDNWKVISPNLVNNPRYASRSNPTITSLDESPLNGSVIIAGTINGNVWLTKNFDQAWVNVSAGLPIAYISSVKTSYKNSNTFYVTLSGLRSNDFNSYVYRTTNNGLNWSSIHSDLPSLPVYDLLVYPFRGDSILFIGNHIGVYGSVDSGESWERIGDNMPFIEVFDLAINEAENTLIAGTFGKSIMSFPLKDILKKIVKVSQAKAELSIQLFPNPATDKLNIQIQEPLKNKILRIQILDYLGRLVQNTILDTTKDSFISIEKYATGLYYLNIYASNQKICKSFTKI
- a CDS encoding acyl-CoA thioesterase — translated: MKEKSKKVSESSTEMNELVLPNDTNVLGNLMGGNLMRWMDIASAICASKHCEAHVVTVSVDHLTFQEPIKLGDVVNIKASVTRSFHSSVEVFLEVFTRGVLQNHANKSNQAFFTFVALDDRSMKPKAVPSVIPESDDEKKLYDGAAIRREFRLVVSGRMKPSEATQSKVFLNQI
- the lipB gene encoding lipoyl(octanoyl) transferase LipB codes for the protein MTDNQNTLTNNSKNLKLIDLGLIDYQKAWDFQTKIHLDLIALKKEIPQTFHHHSLILCEHPHVFTLGKSGAESNLLQPLDKMHEINANFYKINRGGDVTYHGPGQLVAYPILDLDKLFTDVHRFVRLLEKSIMDVLKEYQLDAGRIDGLTGVWIDIHGKVPRKICAIGVHLSRWVSLHGLAFNINSDLNYFNYIIPCGIDPKQKSVTSLAKELNQPIQFEEVKEKFIRHFISNFELIKIL